In Aphis gossypii isolate Hap1 unplaced genomic scaffold, ASM2018417v2 Contig01015, whole genome shotgun sequence, a single genomic region encodes these proteins:
- the LOC126548866 gene encoding uncharacterized protein LOC126548866, which produces MANQRYEDFSEIGDLCFSCKRYEEAIFCYHKALELNPNREVTLYNLGQVYFLINDYQKSVEALEKASKLVPNNITVLKFLASAYCYQGDMLMSVETLKKCLKLDPDHLQINVDLAFMYYHNLKNLHEAEKCFKKCIQLNAESVDLYRNLLRIYQQQNKHKDAFNICMILGDLYLKKSDPENARNALTTALCLNPKNAEGHWKLGLVFHLLGHYDLAIVRYNYANELIPDFVHPSSDSTVNGKQ; this is translated from the exons ATGGCTAATCAACGTTATGAAGATTTTAGTGAAATAGGAGATTTATGTTTTTCGTGTAAAAGATATGAAGAAgctattttttgttatcataaaGCATTAGAATTAAATCCGAATAGGGAAGTTACTTTGTATAATTTGGGTCAagtttatttcttaataaatgaCTACCAAAAATCAGTTGAGGCATTGGAAAAAGCTAGTAAATTAGTTCCAAACAATATCactgttttaaagtttttagcaAGTGCATATTGTTATCAAGGTGACATGTTAATGTCGGTTGAAAcccttaaaaaatgtttaaaattagacCCCGatcatttacaaataaatgtagatCTGGCTTTTATGTATTATCACAATCTGAAAAATTTACATGAAGcagaaaaatgtttcaaaaaatgtatccaATTGAATGCAGAAAGTGTGGATTTATACAGGAATCTTCTTCGAATATATCAACagcaaaataaacacaaagaTGCATTCAATATTTGCATGATATTGGGAGatctttatttgaaaaaatctgATCCAGAAAATGCAAGAAATGCTTTAACTACTGCATTGTGTTTAAACCCTAAAAATGCTGAAGGTCATTGGAAACTTGGACTTGTTTTTCACCTGCTTGGTCACTATGATTTGGCCATagttag gtataattatgcTAATGAATTGATACCAGACTTTGTCCATCCTTCAAGTGATTCAACAGTTAACGGCAAACAATAA